The Oxyura jamaicensis isolate SHBP4307 breed ruddy duck chromosome 3, BPBGC_Ojam_1.0, whole genome shotgun sequence genome segment CCATCCTTCCTGGCTTGGCCAGCCTCTGCTCTTGGGGCAGGACTAAATGGAGTGCTGGCACCGGGCCAGCCCAGCCCTTTCAGGATCAGACCCAGCCAGGGATCAGACACAAGTATCAAGCCACCTCTTCACGCTGTGTTTTGGGGCCGTTTGATGGTGACTCATGTGGCCTAAGATGCCATCTCCACTGGGACCATCTGAAATATGTCGAGCTTTACGTGCTCTTCCCACCGCGTCGCCGTTAAGCTCTTTGCTGCGGTGTTTCAGAGCGATCAGTTTTCCGATGACACCTCCGTGCGTTTCCCATCCTTCTTTCTGCACCGCAGGGCGGCCGATACTCCATTAAAAACCGAAATATCCTGGGGCCGGATGGCATCGTGTGGTACTCGTGGAAGGACACGGACTACTACTCCCTGAGGAAGGTGGTCATGATGATCCGGCCACGCACCTTCCGGCCCCACCTCTCCCCATGAAGCAGCCTCGGGCCTTCTTCGATTCATCCACTGTTGGGAACAGAAGGCTGGAAATAACTCCCTGGGAGCAAAAACTGAGTCTGGGGATCCCCGACGGACTGAGCCACCATCCTTCTTGCTGCCTGTGGGCCTCGGAGAGAGCTGAACCACCAGAAGACGTGTGAAGGCCTTCAGCAGTGTTTGGGTGGTGAAAGCTCTCCTCATGCCGTGGAGGTGGGCCATGAGAAGGGCCTTGCAAAGACGAGCATGGGGCAGTTCTTCACAGCAGTTCTTGGCAGCAGTTGTTGGCAGGATTGGGTTTCCCCAAGGCCTGAGCCCCAACCTGGGTGCTGGCTTGGACTGGGTggtggggctcagccccacgctGAGGCCTCAATTTGTGTTGAGGGGAGATGTCGAGCGCTCTGGATGTGAACCTAAGAGTAAATTCAGACCAGCAGTCCTGCATCTATTTTCCACATCTCTGGGTTCGGTGTTCACATCGCCACGTGTGTATTTGGCATTGAAGGTCCACCACTTTAACCCAGGGATGTCCTGGGGTGGCTGCAAGGTGCTGAGATGGCcctggggagagctgggagaCCCAACATTACTGCCCAGAGATGTCTTCACGggcaaaacagaaggaagatcCACAGTGGTCACTGTGTAGCTGCAATAATTATGCTCCaaataaaaggatttaaaaatcaaaatgctgaaGATTTTCCGTTTTCCATTGTGTTTTCACCTCTCAGTCCTTTCTCTGGCGAAGAACTGATGAATTTTCTATCCACCTTAAGTGTGGTCTGCAGGAATGATTAGACACGATTTTAAGTCTTTTAATGCCTTGTTCTGGATAAAGAGGACTTGCTGttgctttcctttaatttctgtaGGGTTTTTACAGTTGTAGTTGCAGCTAGAGCCCCTCTTTTTTCTCCCGACCTTGCCTCCTCACAGGATCAAGAGATGGAGACCGCGGCCGTGCTGCGACTGGTGATGAATTTTTAATTAGATTAcctttttcctgcttcattTAGGCGGATGAGTTCAAAGAGGGTTCAGGGAAGGGGAATGGCAGATGTGCTACAGGTTAACagcaaggggagaaaaatgatCTCCCCGAGCCTCTCTGGGGCATTGTCCATGCTCATCGGGAGCTGAGGCCTGGCGAAGGACGATCTGAGCTGCAGGTGGTCATGGATGGGATAACCTGGGATGCTGCACCAGGAGCCTGGACACAGCCAGGTTTTTGGGGTGAGCATCCCAATGCCTTCTGCATTGCGCCTTGCTCCCCTAAACCTCCCTGGGGAGGCTCCTCCAAACAGCCTCCTCCTGGCGGTGCCCACGCTGCCACCTTCTTACCCTCGGtgccccctttttttctcctcccttgcCACCCACTGGCTTCTCCCCAGGGCGAGCTGTGctctcctggctctgctccccctTTCTCTGCCGCCCTCCTCAAAGCTTCTGGGCGCTTTCCAAGGCTCCTCGGAGGAAGCTCCCTTGGTCTCTCcctgtttctttcctccccagcccagcacggGTGCCTCTTTCCATTGTGCCATGGTTCCTCCAGCCCTTCGGGCCCCGCGGTGCACACGCTGTTGTAGGCTGTGGCCCAGGGCCCTCGGGTAGAACAATATATTGCGTTAttctttgtttattaaaataaaatggactgAACAGAGCAGCACTTCATTTGCTGTGGGTTCACCCAGCTCCTACAAATCTGCCGATGGTCAGCCTCAAGACTCCTGCTGATGTCATCTGCTCAAGATTTATGCCTCCAGCCCGCTCTTTGAGCCTGTGGCCTTTCTTCACTTCTTGCGTTTAACAAAAccttctgcagcccccagctcctctcccacgTGGCTTTTTGGGGTTTGGTAACGCGCAGCCCACCATTTTGTGTGACCACGGTGAGCTCCGCACTGCTGACTCCATCTCCTGTTCTTCAAGGCCCTACGTGATACCCCCTTTGCTGCTGCACTTGAGCGTGATGGGACCCCCTGAGCACGATCTCTGCTGGATCCCCCCAGGCTGGATCCCCCCAGGATTTGTCTTAATGCTGGCACTGACTCCCACAGCCAGGGGACCACCAGCTTCTTCGTTGGACACCCACCTTCCAAGACTCCTTGGGGTCAGGGAGGAAGTCCTTATATCAGACCGGGGAGGACCAGGTTGGAGAGGACCTCCTTGCCCCAGGAGAAATGGACATTTGGCCTCTTTGGGAAGCTGGTCCTAAATTTTGGAGCCATCATCTTTCAGGGAGAGCAAAGGCAGGAGAGGAAttactgctgcttcctccttagggctggggaagcagaactccccccagctctcctgaCACTGGGGACATGAAGTTTTGCTCCACGGATGGACCAAAGGGGGGTCATCTGTCCCCAGCGTGGACCTTAGCACATGTCCAGCCCCCTCATCCTCACACTGTTGGCCAgatctcctctcctccctccacgCAAACAGCTTCGGTTTGGCTCGtgctccccctctgcccccttccccaccccagtGCAAGCAAAGCTGGGGCATCCCCCCCAAATAAACCACACACAGGAGACACTGCACCGCTcgtgagaaaacaaaagaaatgccaAGGCAGTTTATTTACAACCATAGTATACAAAAAAAAGGACAGCTCGTGCCACAGCTAGAACAGCCCCCTCCATCTCCTTCGCCCGCCGCCTTCTCCCGCGCTCCCGTTTttggcagcccccccccggccccggggtcGGGGCGAGCATCTCATGGCACAAGAAGAGACACGGCTCCCTCCGGACCTGAATCAGTGCTTGTAAAACCTTCTCTGGCCGTAGAGGACACCGAGACCTTGGTTTGCATCAGGGTTAGAGGTGCCAGGGCCTGGCGGTACTGGGACCATTGCCTGCTGGCAActgggagaggaggagctgTACACCCCCGGCAGAGAGCAGAGTCTCCAAGGTCTCCTGCTGGGAAGGCAGgaccccttcccctcctcacccTCCATGGAGGCACAGATCTCCCTCCCcaaagcagctcctggggggcaCGGCTTGGGGCAAGCCAGCAGCGGGGTGCCGCTCTGCCTCTCGCCCTGGAGTCGCTCTAGGGCAGGAAAGGGGATTTTTGTCCAAGATCTATCGAGAAGATGAGTCTTGGGAgatttcttacaaaaaaaacaagcagctctTTGGGAAGTCACGGGGCTTTTCGGTGTCACCCTGAAAAGGATCACCAGCATCTCCTACAGCCGGGTGAAGCCTTTGGAGCGAGTCTTGCTCTGACCACCTCCAGCGAGGGgtctcctctcccccttccccaaagCGGTGCTGTAAGGTTTAGGGGCCAGTAACAGCCACCCTGGCTAAGACCCTGGAGCCGAGGTGGGATGAAAGGAGTGGAGGTCACCAAGAGATGCCGCTGCCCATCGATGGCCAGGCGCCCGCCGGGGCAGGACGGAGCCGGAGAACCGCAGCTGGAGGGGGGCGCGCACCCGCCCGCCTGCCCAGCACCAAACGAAAGTCACACACGACGCAcatttccccccttccctccccaccctctcCATCCCCGgggccacctcctcctcttcgCCAGCCCTGGGCTGGCTCCTTCCGACCTCCTTGGCGGGCGGCGCGCCGGACCCCCGTGGGGCGCGCGCCCCGAAGCCGGGGAGGCGCTCGCCCACCCGCCCACCCATCCGCTcgcctccctccccaccctccccGAAATGACTAGGATGGCTTCACTGGTCAACTCTGTACATTcacaaacaaagaaagcagaggaacGTCCCCCTTCCACCGGCCGGCCTCGCGCTGCGGCAGCCTCCGCCACCTCCCCGGAGCTGTCAGTCCAAGCATCGCCTCTTTACCTGGAGGCCTCTTCCTTGAGCTCCttgtttttcctcacttctTCTGCGTGTTTGTCctgtgggggggagggaggggaaggggtgggagggaagggggggagacGCGTTAGCTCGCCGGGCTTCGGGCCCCACGGGCGGGCCAGCGGCTTCGGCGGGGTTCGAAGGCACGAGGGCGTTCGCGAGGCCAGGTTCGTCCCCCGGAGGGACACCGGTGGGTCAACTGCGTCCTCTCCTCCCCGGGGGGGGCGTTTTAAGGACTGTGGAGGCACTCGGGGACAGACAGAAAGATTGTCCTCGCCCTCTATCTAGGAGGTAGACGTCAGCCAGACAAGGCGGAGCGGGAACCCCAAAGGAGATGGGGCGAGCTCGGATTGTCCGTCATTATCTCGTGctctctgcctctgccccaggGCTGGCCGAGGCGTTTGGAGAAGGGCACTGGGCGAGCTCCTTGCAGAAGGGATGTTTTggagggagctggaggtggTGAGGGTGGGACCTTCCGTGCTGAGGCTGGGAGCAGACCTGCTTCGGGGGAGAGACAAGAGGTCTGCACACAGCGGCGGCACGGCAGCACGGACACGCCAGGCCCGGTGGGGTCACCCCCGCCCCGGTGGGACCTTGATTTATGGGGAGCGCCACGCggcgggaggggaaggggcacccctcccccccccttcgGCGGTGTCCCCAGGGGGTTGTGCCACCCCACGAGCCATGCGGGGTGCCCGGACGGGTGTCCCAGTGCttgcccccctccctcctcgcCGGGTTCTCACCTTCTCCTGCAAGCGCTCCAGCATGGCCGCTAAGTGCGCCTCGCGGTTCTCCTTGTTGGACTCCATCTTCTGCGCCAGCTTCTCTTTGGCCATTTTGATGAAGTTGTTGTTCTCCTCGATGGCCTTCTGGATGACCTCCCGCTCGTGCTCCCGCTTCTCCGCCAGGTGCTTCAGCAGCTCGGCCTCCTGGTACTGCGTGGGCAAAGAGGACACCGTGGCCATGGGCACCACGGGGACCGTGGGTTCCTTCCCTCCCCGATGGCACCATCCCCTCCAAACTCAGCGACGGCCCCAGCGTTGGCCATACCACGGGCATGAGGCTGTGTCCCCGCGTCACCTCCCCGTGTCACCACCCCGGGCTGCCACCCGCCGGAcccaccttcctcctctcctccgcCGCCTCCAGCTTCTTCTGGATCTCCTCCAAGGAGGGGTCGCGCCGCCGGGGCAGGGAGGCGTTGAACTCGGGGATGCCGTCGAAGGACGGGGGCTTCAGGATCACCTCGAAGGACTGCCCCGAGGTGCGCTTGTTGAGCTCGATGACTTCCATGTCGGAGATGACGCACCAGGTGAGGTCCACGGTGTCTGCTGGGAGAGGGGCAAGGGCTGACTGCTGCCACCCACATCCTCCCACGTCACGGGGCATGAAGGGATGGAGGGCGGCCCCGCAGGGAAGcatctgggggtgctgggggatgAAGGGAGCTCAGCCCtcaggagaaggagaggagaaggctccggggagactccccagagccctgcccaAGGGGGCTTACAAGAAATATGGGTCCTGTAGTGACAGGAGGAGGCGCGATAGTTTGAGGCTGAAATAGGGTAGATTTGGATTGGCTTTAAGGGAGACATTTCTTGTGCTGATGGTGGTGAGACACCGGAGATGTCCCCAAGAAGCTGCGGGTGCCCTGACAAGGGGTCCCAGCACGCCCACGGGGCTCCTACCTTCATACGTGTACGCGGGTTTGTTCAGGGGGTCCGAGAGGAAGCAGGAGCAGAACAAGGAGACGAGAGGCAGCTCCTTCATCTTCTCTTTGtaagctggggagaggaggtgggagCGGGGTCAGCGGGCGGGGGTCCTGCCAGGCGTCGGGCAGGGGCTGCCACGTGCTGGGGACGGGCTGGGACAGGGACGGTGCTGATGCAGGAAGGGTAAGCAAGGCACGCAAAGACACCGTGcgatggggaaactgaggcacgtgGTGACGGGGTGCCTTTCTCAAGGGGTTATGCCTGTCCCGGTGTATTAACCACATGCACGACCCCTTGCCTGGCTCCGCTGGGGCGCTGTGAGCATCCCAAAGCAGGGCTTAGCTTGGGATGTTAGCCGTCCCTGGGGTGTTTTGGGTGGGCTCAGGGCTCGGGGGGTCAGCATGGGGATGGGGGTGTCAGGGCTGGGTGCACGGAGCCACGTTGCCCCCTGTCCCCGTGGGACCCCACAACGGTACCGTACCAGCCAGAGTCATGGCGCGGCGATCCTCGGGCGTCTGCAGCGAGAGCGATcctggggcctgggggggggggggggggagggcggggCCAGTgcgggggggtcgggggggcttcccccacctctgcccccccacggggggggggcagctgcacCCAACCGGCCTCGCNNNNNNNNNNNNNNNNNNNNNNNNNNNNNNNNNNNNNNNNNNNNNNNNNNNNNNNNNNNNNNNNNNNNNNNNNNNNNNNNNNNNNNNNNNNNNNNNNNNNNNNNNNNNNNNNNNNNNNNNNNNNNNNNNNNNNNNNNNNNNNNNNNNNNNNNNNNNNNNNNNNNNNNNNNNNNNNNNNNNNNNNNNNNNNNNNNNNNNNNNNNNNNNNNNNNNNNNNNNNNNNNNNNNNNNNNNNNNNNNNNNNNNNNNNNNNNNNNNNNNNNNNNNNNNNNNNNNNNNNNNNNNNNNNNNNNNNNNNNNNNNNNNNNNNNNNNNNNNNNNNNNNNNNNNNNNNNNNNNNNNNNNNNNNNNNNNNNNNNNNNNNNNNNNNNNNNNNNNNNNNNNNNNNNNNNNNNNNNNNNNNNNNNNNNNNNNNNNNNNNNNNNNNNNNNNNNNNNNNNNNNNNNNNNNNNNNNNNNNNNNNNNNNNNNNNNNNNNNNNNNNNNNNNNNNNNNNNNNNNNNNNNNNNNNNNNNNNNNNNNNNNNNNNNNNNNNNNNNNNNNNNNNNNNNNNNNNNNNNNNNNNNNNNNNNNNNNNNNNNNNNNNNNNNNNNNNNNNNNNNNNNNNNNNNNNNNNNNNNNNNNNNNNNNNNNNNNNNNNNNNNNNNNNNNNNNNNNNNNNNNNNNNNNNNNNNNNNNNNNNNNNNNNNNNNNNNNNNNNNNNNNNNNNNNNNNNNNNNNNNNNNNNNNNNNNNNNNNNNNNNNNNNNNNNNNNNNNNNNNNNNNNNNNNNNNNNNNNNNNNNNNNNNNNNNNNNNNNNNNNNNNNNNNNNNNNNNNNNNNNNNNNNNNNNNNNNNNNNNNNNNNNNNNNNNNNNNNNNNNNNNNNNNNNNNNNNNNNNNNNNNNNNNNNNNNNNNNNNNNNNNNNNNNNNNNNNNNNNNNNNNNNNNNNNNNNNNNNNNNNNNNNNNNNNNNNNNNNNNNNNNNNNNNNNNNNNNNNNNNNNNNNNNNNNNNNNNNNNNNNNNNNNNNNNNNNNNNNNNNNNNNNNNNNNNNNNNNNNNNNNNNNNNNNNNNNNNNNNNNNNNNNNNNNNNNNNNNNNNNNNNNNNNNNNNNNNNNNNNNNNNNNNNNNNNNNNNNNNNNNNNNNNNNNNNNNNNNNNNNNNNNNNNNNNNNNNNNNNNNNNNNNNNNNNNNNNNNNNNNNNNNNNNNNNNNNNNNNNNNNNNNNNNNNNNNNNNNNNNNNNNNNNNNNNNNNNNNNNNNNNNNNNNNNNNNNNNNNNNNNNNNNNNNNNNNNNNNNNNNNNNNNNNNNNNNNNNNNNNNNNNNNNNNNNNNNNNNNNNNNNNNNNNNNNNNNNNNNNNNNNNNNNNNNNNNNNNNNNNNNNNNNNNNNNNNNNNNNNNNNNNNNNNNNNNNNNNNNNNNNNNNNNNNNNNNNNNNNNNNNNNNNNNNNNNNNNNNNNNNNNNNNNNNNNNNNNNNNNNNNNNNNNNNNNNNNNNNNNNNNNNNNNNNNNNNNNNNNNNNNNNNNNNNNNNNNNNNNNNNNNNNNNNNNNNNNNNNNNNNNNNNNNNNNNNNNNNNNNNNNNNNNNNNNNNNNNNNNNNNNNNNNNNNNNNNNNNNNNNNNNNNNNNNNNNNNNNNNNNNNNNNNNNNNNNNNNNNNNNNNNNNNNNNNNNNNNNNNNNNNNNNNNNNNNNNNNNNNNNNNNNNNNNNNNNNNNNNNNNNNNNNNNNNNNNNNNNNNNNNNNNNNNNNNNNNNNNNNNNNNNNNNNNNNNNNNNNNNNNNNNNNNNNNNNNNNNNNNNNNNNNNNNNNNNNNNNNNNNNNNNNNNNNNNNNNNNNNNNNNNNNNNNNNNNNNNNNNNNNNNNNNNNNNNNNNNNNNNNNNNNNNNNNNNNNNNNNNNNNNNNNNNNNNNNNNNNNNNNNNNNNNNNNNNNNNNNNNNNNNNNNNNNNNNNNNNNNNNNNNNNNNNNNNNNNNNNNNNNNNNNNNNNNNNNNNNNNNNNNNNNNNNNNNNNNNNNNNNNNNNNNNNNNNNNNNNNNNNNNNNNNNNNNNNNNNNNNNNNNNNNNNNNNNNNNNNNNNNNNNNNNNNNNNNNNNNNNNNNNNNNNNNNNNNNNNNNNNNNNNNNNNNNNNNNNNNNNNNNNNNNNNNNNNNNNNNNNNNNNNNNNNNNNNNNNNNNNNNNNNNNNNNNNNNNNNNNNNNNNNNNNNNNNNNNNNNNNNNNNNNN includes the following:
- the STMN4 gene encoding stathmin-4 isoform X4: MTLAAYKEKMKELPLVSLFCSCFLSDPLNKPAYTYEADTVDLTWCVISDMEVIELNKRTSGQSFEVILKPPSFDGIPEFNASLPRRRDPSLEEIQKKLEAAEERRKYQEAELLKHLAEKREHEREVIQKAIEENNNFIKMAKEKLAQKMESNKENREAHLAAMLERLQEKDKHAEEVRKNKELKEEASR
- the STMN4 gene encoding stathmin-4 isoform X3, which codes for MTLAAYKEKMKELPLVSLFCSCFLSDPLNKPAYTYEADTVDLTWCVISDMEVIELNKRTSGQSFEVILKPPSFDGIPEFNASLPRRRDPSLEEIQKKLEAAEERRKYQEAELLKHLAEKREHEREVIQKAIEENNNFIKMAKEKLAQKMESNKENREAHLAAMLERLQEKVRTRRGGRGASTGTPVRAPRMARGVAQPPGDTAEGGGRSP
- the STMN4 gene encoding stathmin-4 isoform X1; amino-acid sequence: MTLAAYKEKMKELPLVSLFCSCFLSDPLNKPAYTYEDTVDLTWCVISDMEVIELNKRTSGQSFEVILKPPSFDGIPEFNASLPRRRDPSLEEIQKKLEAAEERRKYQEAELLKHLAEKREHEREVIQKAIEENNNFIKMAKEKLAQKMESNKENREAHLAAMLERLQEKVRTRRGGRGASTGTPVRAPRMARGVAQPPGDTAEGGGAPHKSRSHRGGGDPTGPGVSVLPCRRCVQTSCLSPEAGLLPASARKVPPSPPPAPSKTSLLQGARPVPFSKRLGQPWGRGREHEIMTDNPSSPHLLWGSRSALSG
- the STMN4 gene encoding stathmin-4 isoform X2; this translates as MTLAAYKEKMKELPLVSLFCSCFLSDPLNKPAYTYEADTVDLTWCVISDMEVIELNKRTSGQSFEVILKPPSFDGIPEFNASLPRRRDPSLEEIQKKLEAAEERRKYQEAELLKHLAEKREHEREVIQKAIEENNNFIKMAKEKLAQKMESNKENREAHLAAMLERLQEKVCSQPQHGRSHPHHLQLPPKHPFCKELAQCPSPNASASPGAEAESTR
- the STMN4 gene encoding stathmin-4 isoform X5; translation: MTLAAYKEKMKELPLVSLFCSCFLSDPLNKPAYTYEDTVDLTWCVISDMEVIELNKRTSGQSFEVILKPPSFDGIPEFNASLPRRRDPSLEEIQKKLEAAEERRKYQEAELLKHLAEKREHEREVIQKAIEENNNFIKMAKEKLAQKMESNKENREAHLAAMLERLQEKDKHAEEVRKNKELKEEASR